atatatatatatatgtatgtgtgtgtgtgtgtgtgtgtgtgtatgtatgtatttattgacTTAATCTTAAAATGTATCAGTTTGCTTGAATATACGGTAACTACTTTAGAGTACAAATAACAAAACGAACGAGAAAGAAGTGAGTAGCGAGTTGTTCGCTAATAACAACAGTTGCTGAATTCTAAATAAATTGTTCAAACACGGAGGTTCCCAATAGGCTGTTAAGCTTCTCAgctctttagaaaatttaatagttttattgttgCAAGAGCACTACAGGGCTAATAATAAATCACTCTTAAATCCATTACCATTTGGGATTTaagtaaagataaatgaaatagaaGCTACCGGAAAAATCTGGTTGACGGAAGTAGagaggtttaaatatatatagacgtCATTGTGTTAATGTTAAAGTCCTTTTAGACAGACTTTAAGAGAGATCTTGTAATCGTCCTACCAATTAACGGTTTAGATATGTAAATTGGTATCCTaaagatgtatgtatatgcataatgtatttatacatatatatatttacattatacggtgtattgtatatatatatatacatatgtatatatatatacatatgtatatatatatgtaaacatatatatacatatatatatatatatatatgtaaacatatatatatatatatatatgtaaacatatatatatatatatatataaatatatatatatatatatatatatatatatatatatatatataaatatatatatatataaatatatatatatgtatacttagaATAAGAAAAGGGAGATCGAGAACCAATTAAGCTTCATAAATACCCTCAGTCTGAGTAACGCGATGACCTTTTTTTTGACCTAGCTCTTGCCATATTGCCATGGGGTCTATATAGCGGGTCAGCTAAAGTATGGCAGGGAGTAGATGGGTGAATCATTTAGTAATTATGCAtaatgaaaacccttttaaacACAAAGAGAGAGGCTGAGAATGTATGTGAATCATTTTGTGTTACTTCTGAGTTGCGTTCAAGTGTCAGCTATagcagggaggggggggggggggggtgcttTCGGGTGCCACATAGTGCCACATTCACAGATTAAGTGCTGAATAGGAATTGGACACCggtgcataaaaaaaatgttcagaacaCTTGTCTTTTCTTACACCTACACAGATTGTACATCAGAGCCCATTatacccttacacacacacatacacatacacacacatacactacgcATTCATCTTTATCACTCTGGGTCTTTCCTCTCTAGTTTTTCTTTCGCCCAATCTATCCTGTCCTTCCCTGGTTTGCCTCTTCTCGTTCCTCCTCTAACACTTTagaattttgcattattttcaccAACTTCTCCTCCATTCTTCCCGTATGACCAAGCCATGTCAATACACAGATTCATCTATTAGTTTACTTCGCCTTTATAACTCCTACTTATCCCCACATATCTTAACTTTTCAGTTCTTCTATTTATGCTATACAGTATGTAAACAGTTCCTCTCTACATCATCCATTTTTACTTGTATTCACATTCTACATCCACACTTCGCTTCTGTAggggagagttggctcaacaatcccttcatggACTGCAATTCTCTTTCCAATCTTTTGTACACATCCTGCTGCTTTCTTcgcttcacttttttttctgtgactggCTCCTTTTTTCATCCTACCACCATCCTTTCAATCCTTCCCAGATACCTATATGAATCTATTGCTTCCGTTCTGACATTCTCCCTCACATTTACCCTCAAAGCACTTTCTAACTCTCACCTGTCTCTGCATTTTCTCCTCACTATTACTCAGTTGGTGTTGTATCTTCTGAAAACACCAGCCTCTCCACACACCATTCATGACCCATCTTCTTGCCCATCAATTTTGGGACCTGTATCCATTGTCCTTTTTCTAAATTCCCGCACTGCTCAGTCCACAAATATGTCAGATAACTCACCCTTGTCACAGCCCTGATTTTACgtaaaaccagtcactctctctctctctctctctctctctctctctctctctgtttgaaaacTCTATCAGCTCattcactttcatcattaaaagtTATCATCTATATGACATACCCTTAACACTGTCCACATTATCTGTCGATTCTACCTTGATTTTCCTCTTGGTTAATGTGTAGCATaaagcattttccttttaatttccatCTTCTCAGATAACTATTCATGACAAGCACCTGTTCCATACATCCTCTTCTTTCTCTAACCTCCCGCTGCTCGTCCCTCATAAATCCTTATCTTATCTGTCTTCCTATCTCAATCAGAATCCTACCCTGTGGTAATTCTGTACCCTACAAGTCTTACAGTTTCCTCTCTCACCTTAACCCTGAAATAAAACGAACAATTACTACTCTCATTCATTCCCTTGGAAATTTCCTCTCGCCAAATGTACCTTACACACCTTTGTCAGCCCCTCACTCACAATTGCACTAGCATATCGTGAATCTGGGCTTGTAGTCTCATTAACTCCTAATGTCTGTACATGTTTCAACCTCTTAGtttgggtggatgatcaacatacagactttcagccctctagcctcagcagtttttaagatctgaggacggacagaaaaagtgcggacggacggacaaagccggcacaatagttttcttttacagaaaactaaaaaccatacAACGAACATCGTGTCAGCCAACACGATTCGTCAAGAGGATTTGAAATAACATTCCGTAATTTGTTCACGACACGGACAAAACTTTTAAGAAGTCATGTAGAATTGCCAGCACACCTGGTCTGGTGGATGGTATAACCATAAAAAACTTTAGCGGAACAGGTGATCAGGATCAcgaaatatactgtgtatagcACGCACGGCGACTTGACAACGCGCCAGAGAGTCATATCGACGGAGCTCGGATTTTCGACCAACAGTTTTAAGAATCAAGAATGCTATTGATGACCGGACAAGGAGAATTTTCAAAACTTGCAAGAACCTGAGAATTGAAACACATTGCCAGGCATTCTGTGAATACCAAATTCGAGCATTTACCGTTCCTGGGCGTGGCTTAATTTATAAATATCAGAGGCCACCGATGCCTTCAAGTAAGTTAAGGCAACCAAATGGGAAATCAAAATGATTATTATGTTTTTCTAAATCAATAGGGCACTAAAGCAGTAAACTGCAGGAAAAAATAATGGACAAGTGTTAAATACAATATTAACTTAGACTTCACTACAGTCATACAATCTAGTGCATGAGTTGATTTTACCTGCAGTGATACATAGCGCAAATATAATTTAGATAGTTCTTAATgcctgtgtgcttgtgtgtgtgtgtgtgggatggaatagaatggaatctagagtttaggccaaagaccaagcactgggacctacgaggtcattcagcgctggaaaggaaattgaaagcagGCAGGTTTGAAAGTtgcgacaggaggaaaacctcaaagcagtcgcactacgaatcaattgttaggagagggtggatagcaagatggaagaaagctaatatgaacggaagtacagtaaaaggagtgaaaaagGGTTGCAGCCGCACCCTGCGAGGTGGTGCACGACCTCCCTActggggtgtgtgtgtgggagacGGAGAGAACTAATTATCTCTTGCTTTACGCAGGTACCATGCACACCCTTCCATCGGATGACGGACTAGACGCCTCTGTGAGCAGCAGGACAAATTGGGGACTGACCTCGAATCGGACGAGCAAAATGTCTATGTGTCGGCCTAAGATCTGGAAGTACCTGAGCATCACGCTCTCTTTCGCGTTGGCGGCCCAATTGCTGGCTGGTGCGTTCTCTAGGAGGTTCGATCCGCTGGCCTACGTAAGCATAATCCACCAGCTGGTCCGCtggcatagtggttagtgtcagATGTCGCGGcggcgggttcgcgtctcgccCAGGGCTTTGAAAGACCGCTGGctccgtatcatgatcagttactgccgcagtgggGGGGAGGTTCAATGtctcatgatcagttactgccgcagtgttggGGGGtagggtctgctgcggtgggaggttcagaccgacattctttggaaacttgaatttcaagtcagtggcccctttggtgagcttgttgcATGTGAATAGGTTCCATCCACCGAAATAGTAAtagaataattgataataataatgaacataacGCTGCAGTTCTCTTTTCAACTCTTGAGTCTATGGGTTGACGTAACAGCTTCAATGTCTGAGGTCGAAGTTTCCTGAAACCGATTGttagtgtatgagagagagagagagagagagagagagagagagagagagagagagagagagagagactgataatgTCCTGTTTCTCTAACAGGTTTTGTCAGTTCATCAAAGAATACCTTGGAAAAATTGGAACGAAGGAGAACTTGACAACTCACCACAAATATCCtggggttgggggagagagagagagagagagagagagagagagagagagagagataacgtccTGTTTCTCTAACAGGTGTTGTCAGTTCATCAAAGAATACCTTGGAAAAATTGGAACGAAGGAGAACTTGACAAGTCACCACATattggggtggagagagagagagagagagagagagagagagagagagagagagagagagagagagagagagagagaaattaattaataattgtcTCATTCTTCAACAGGTGATGTCGGTTCATCAAAGAATACATTGGAAAAACTTGGACGAACTGGCACGAACGTCCAATGATACGAACGAATCCATTAATGGTACTGAAACCAGTGCCCAGGAAGGCACACAAGATTCAAATTTACTCAGCAAAGAGAAGCCCCTGTGCCCTCCCGTGCCCCCATATCTaggtaatatttttctctttattctatGAACTGTTTATCGTCTAGAAATAGCATTTGAATTTCACGCAACTTCCCGTCCTCATAATTACACTATATATCGTCGTTTTGTTAAATGAGAAttagtttatacatataaatgttataatattGTGCTGACAGCTTTTAATGAacgaaaaattacaatgaaatcaCTTAAGAATTCATGATCGTCTGGAAATAGATTTTTGTGTTCAAGCACCTTCCCTTCCTCACAATCATCATAATATATAATCGTTATTATGTTATATAAGAATTTAATCCtaaataaatgctgaaatatttgCAATGGCAGCttttaatgaagaagaaaatcaaaatgaattcaCACAAGAATTCAGGACGATTTTCCCTCGACTTTGATTGTAAATAtcaatgtcacaaagatctctcaTGATATAAAAAATCTAATTGAATATGAGATAAATAAGGCTaagaaatacatattattattattattattattattattattattattattattattattattattattattattattattggaaagtgctgaaggaaaaatttttgagCAGTGCTTTCTAATGAGGACCCATGAATATAATGGATTAACTCCACCAACTTCAATGTTTCTGTTACGccagaaaataatattcacaagCGCGGAATTTAAACAGTTGTAATAAGAAGTCCCAGATTTGGATAATACTTGACAATGAAACCGCCAATGTAGATAagatgctgtacagaaaaacacGTTGTGTATATTGCCTGAGAAAAAATCTTCGCTTGTGCACttacaggtacacacacacacacacacacacacatacatacaagcttggatgtatatatatatatatatatatatatatatatatatatatatatatatatatatatatatatatatatatatatatatatgtatatatattttaaaacacaaaaacaatacacaaaaaaacagatacactgaacatataaccacatacaatactcactatgatcctcagttgctgggagatggttgaggatgTCCACGGTCataacacagtagacaaaattacacaaacaaacccggaaaacagacttccaaccaaaaaaaaccagcaaaaagaaagagacacatgcacagacaacaataacatccaacagaaaacactcgactcacggaacatacaacaATCTACCACCAAtatccgccttgcacagaactcagctcaagactcaaaaagactgccttcaaaaccgaaaaatcctcacacacatattccacagacagacagcgccgtaaacaaactaacgacctcatccctcttccaacaaccgaagcactcacttacgacaattacactctctctctctctctctctctctctctctctctctctctctctctctctctctctctctctctctctcaaaacgttgggaaatgctaaataaaaacaaatttcttcatccctctataatatatatatatatatatatatatatatatatatatatatatatatatatatatatacatacatacatagggaAGAGATGAAACACGGATGAAGATGGCTTAGTTTTCCATGAatctgaaaccggtcaggatctacaacaATATTTCATGTCTTTTCTGTGGTGTCTGATATACAAAATCACGTATGAGAGTGATTAtaagcatatctatatatatgaataacaccTGACCTTTATGACTTTCCATTCCTCCCATTCTTCACAATAATGATCAATGTTTTCCAGTGGGACGTCTCGCGATCAACCGCACCGTGCCACCTCTGGAAGAGCAGGAGCGAGCGCACCCGGAGCTGGAACCAGGGGGCCGGTACAGACCGGGATATTGCCGGGCCAGGCACCGGGTAGCCATCGTCATCCCTTACAGGGACCGGGCCCAACATCTGTCCGTGTTCCTGTTTCACATGCATCCGGTACTTCAGAGGCAGCAGCTAGACTACGACATATATATTGTCGAGCAAGCAGGTCAGTATGTTAGAAGGAAACCTGTGCCTCTTTTAAATTGTTTCCTCAAGTTTCTGGGGCGTTAAACTTAACTGTAAGAAAAATGTGAGTGCAGAGCCAATACTGAACTCCATTCACATTTACGAAAACTGGGAAAGCATAAGCTTCAATGCTAAACGCATGGTCATGAGTCCTGACATCACCTGGACCAAGTTTTCTAGCTCATCCCTGACATGGTTACTGTAAGCACTTTTCTGTCCAAGCACTTTGTGGATCAGATCTCAACAATAGATCAGTCTACTCCTGGGCATGAGCTGACAGTTCATTAGTGACCCCTTGGGCTGGCCTGGTAGACAACATGGTTCTCACCCATACCCCGCCTAACAAAACCAGCCACTAACAGACTAAATTCATTCCTTGTCTCTAGCTAGTGTAGACACCAGGACTTGGTAAAACCAACCAATACCTCTCTGGTCAACATTGCTTTTCCCTCTAAAGTTCTTGGTTGTCCTCCAGTCGGTAGACAAGGCATGGTTCTCACATTAAACCCCTGGCAACTAACAGACTAAATCTGGATACTCCTCTCGGAACAAAGCAACCAACAGTCCAAATACTGCATTTTAGTTCTGCCCGGCTCTCTCTCAAGAGCATTAAAAGCTTGTTTGTAGAGCACGGTAGATATAAAACTCAGTTCTTGCACTAAAACCTGGCAACTAACAGACTAAGTACAGGTGAATCTACTGTTCA
This DNA window, taken from Macrobrachium rosenbergii isolate ZJJX-2024 chromosome 36, ASM4041242v1, whole genome shotgun sequence, encodes the following:
- the LOC136856471 gene encoding beta-1,4-N-acetylgalactosaminyltransferase bre-4-like gives rise to the protein MHTLPSDDGLDASVSSRTNWGLTSNRTSKMSMCRPKIWKYLSITLSFALAAQLLAGAFSRRFDPLAYVMSVHQRIHWKNLDELARTSNDTNESINGTETSAQEGTQDSNLLSKEKPLCPPVPPYLVGRLAINRTVPPLEEQERAHPELEPGGRYRPGYCRARHRVAIVIPYRDRAQHLSVFLFHMHPVLQRQQLDYDIYIVEQAGTGKFNRAMLMNVGALESLKQYPYDCYIFHDIDLLPEDDRNLYTCPEQPRHMSIAVDTLNYRLPYENIFGGVSALTVDQFKQVNGFSNSFWGWGGEDDDMSHRIRYYGFFLSRYPAHIGRYTMLSHKKDAPNPERYEKLYNGEKRFKTDGINSIKYKVLDIQLRRLYTWVHVELYPS